A section of the Centroberyx gerrardi isolate f3 chromosome 8, fCenGer3.hap1.cur.20231027, whole genome shotgun sequence genome encodes:
- the grk5l gene encoding G protein-coupled receptor kinase 5: MELENIVANTVLLKAREGGGGKRKGRSKKWKEILRFPHISQCTELGNSIERDYVSLCEKQPIGRLLFRLYCETRPQLLRCIHLLDAMEDYEVTPDEKRKSRGDQIIKKFLSKQSSQCVDIAEVYADQCRENLELSPCKEIFSDCRKALHDYLSGAPFSDYQNSMYFDRFLQWKMLERQPITKDTFRQYRVLGKGGFGEVCACQVRATGKMYACKKLEKKRIKKRKGESMALNEKQILEKVNSRFVVSLAYAYETKDALCLVLTIMNGGDLKFHIYNMGTPGFEKDRVQFYAAQICCGLEHLHRESIVYRDLKPENILLDDNGHIRISDLGLAIKVPEGELIRGRVGTVGYMAPEVINNEKYGMSPDWWGLGCLVYEMTAGRSPFRARKERVKREEVEKRVQEEEEEYNDKFTEDTKAICRMLLTKDPKQRLGCQAEGAAGVKANSFFKNINFKRLEAGILEPSFVPDPRAVYCKDVLDIEQFSTVKGVNLDQTDNDFYSKFATGSVSIPWQNEMIETECFSDLNVFGPQGTRPPDLDWNQPPEPPRRSLLDRIFRRHHPEVSIAHSRVQSSSVNSVDSMSNSAP, from the exons ATGGAGCTGGAGAACATAGTAGCCAACACTGTACTGCTAAAAGCGAGAGAGG gtggaggaggaaagcGGAAGGGGAGGAGTAAAAAATGGAAGGAGATCCTTCGCTTCCCCCATATAAGCCAGTGCACTGAGCTGGGCAACAGCATCG AGAGGGACTATGTCAGCCTGTGTGAGAAGCAGCCGATTGGACGGCTTCTCTTCCGTCTGTACTGTGAGACCAGACCTCAACTGCTGCGATGCATCCATCTACTGGACGCAAtg gAAGACTATGAGGTGACACctgatgaaaaaagaaaaagcagaggCGACCAGATCATCAAGAAGTTTCTCTCAAAACAA TCGTCTCAGTGTGTAGACATAGCAGAGGTCTATGCAGACCAGTGCAGAGAGAACCTTGAGCTCAGCCCTTGTAAGGAGATCTTCAGCGACTGTCGCAA GGCCCTCCATGACTACCTGAGCGGAGCCCCATTCTCTGACTACCAGAACAGCATGTACTTTGACCGCTTCCTGCAGTGGAAGATGCTGGAGAG GCAACCGATCACTAAAGACACATTCAGACAGTACCGAGTGCTGGGGAAGGGCGGGTTCGGAGAG GTGTGTGCCTGCCAGGTTAGAGCTACAGGGAAGATGTATGCCTGCAAGAagctggagaagaagaggatcaagaagaggaaaggagagtcGATGGCGCTCAACGAGAAACAGATTTTAGAGAAAGTCAACAGCAGATTTGTT GTGAGCTTAGCGTATGCGTATGAGACCAAAGACGCTCTGTGTCTGGTGCTGACCATAATGAACGGTGGAGACCTGAAGTTTCACATCTACAACATGGGCACACCAGGCTTCGAGAAAGACCGGGTCCAGTTTTACGCTGCTCAAATCTGCTGCGGCCTTGAGCATCTGCACAGAGAATCCATCGTCTACAG GGATTTGAAACCAGAGAACATCCTATTAGATGACAACG GACACATCCGTATTTCTGACCTGGGACTGGCCATCAAAGTGCCTGAAGGAGAACTCATCAGAGGCAGGGTGGGGACGGTTGGCTACATGG ctccagaAGTGATAAACAACGAGAAGTACGGGATGAGTCCCGACTGGTGGGGGCTGGGTTGCCTCGTTTATGAGATGACCGCCGGACGATCGCCCTTCCGCGCGCGCAAAGAACGAGTGAAacgggaggaggtggagaagagggtgcaggaggaagaggaggagtacAACGACAAGTTTACAGAGGACACTAAGGCCATCTGTAGGATG CTGTTGACCAAAGACCCTAAGCAGAGGCTGGGGTGCCAGGCAGAGGGAGCAGCGGGTGTGAAGGCCAACTCCTTCTTCAAAAACATCAACTTCAAGAGGTTGGAGGCTGGGATACTGGAGCCTTCCTTTGTGCCTGAT ccgCGGGCCGTGTACTGTAAGGATGTTTTGGACATAGAGCAGTTCTCCACAGTAAAGGGAGTAAATTTGGACCAAACTGACAATGACTTCTACTCCAAATTTGCTACAGGCAGCGTTTCCATCCCATGGCAGAATGAG ATGATAGAGACTGAGTGCTTCAGTGATTTGAACGTGTTTGGGCCTCAAGGGACGAGACCCCCAGATCTGGACTGGAATCAGCCGCCTGAACCGCCCAGACG
- the lsm1 gene encoding U6 snRNA-associated Sm-like protein LSm1, with protein MNYVPGTASLIDDIDKKHLVLLRDGRTLIGYLRSIDQFANLVFHQTVERIHVGKKFGDIPRGIFIVRGENVVLLGEIDVDKPCDTVLQQVSIEEILEEQRLQQQAKQETEKVKMQVLKDRGLSIPKADNLDEY; from the exons ATGAACTACGTACCAGGGACAGCAAGCCTGATTGACGACATCGACA AGAAGCACCTGGTCCTGCTCCGGGATGGCAGAACACTGATCGGTTACCTCAGAAGCATTGATCAGTTTG CCAATTTAGTTTTTCATCAGACAGTTGAGCGCATCCATGTGGGAAAGAAATTTGGTGACATCCCCAGAGGAATATTCAttgtgagaggagagaatgtTGTTCTGCTTGGAGAGATA gatGTGGATAAGCCGTGCGACACAGTCTTGCAGCAGGTCTCTATAGAGGAGATTCTGGAGGAGCAGCGATTGCAGCAGCAAGCCAAGCAGGAGACGGAGAAAGTGAAAATGCAGGTCCTGAAGGACAGAGGCCTTTCCATCCCCAAAGCAGATAACCTAGACGAATACTAA
- the bag4 gene encoding BAG family molecular chaperone regulator 4 isoform X2 produces the protein MHHHQMQSNPKSGWPSNYNSGNNNVNWNNTMAMPGAYPNGHGVYSPGQGQYSTSSFHPSNPFYCADPQRPAPGPYPSQACPAEQTTGGSAQPHSQHQHHHYPGPHCQGGPGYPPGSYPHYSEGGHAMPPNPPYPTGQSLHPRPQAEAWAHSGGYAPSQQQWQPGQQPPQNHYGNPVRPQHPPAWPGTGTGAPPPYQPKDQQHQRAPQVGPKPRPAPSPNPPNGKPADFSSPPQMYNRTGRGGLTEPNPSQGEPPPSAPAPGQAPAQGLSQGLAGPQPLSDNPSLAKVQYIMARVLLLQEDVDEFVGKKTDKSYRYLEELLTKELLELDSVETQGQENVRQARKEAVQRIQAILDQLEKKAF, from the exons ATGCATCATCATCAAATGCAGTCAAATCCCAAATCTGGCTGGCCCTCGAATTACAACTCGGGAAATAATAACGTGAACTGGAATAACACCATG GCAATGCCTGGAGCATATCCCAACGGCCATGGTGTCTACAGCCCAGGGCAGGGTCAGTATTCAACAAGTAGTTTCCATCCGTCCAACCCTTTCTACTGCGCTGACCCTCAGAGACCGGCCCCAGGTCCTTATCCCAGCCAGGCTTGTCCAGCAGAGCAGACCACTGGTGGCTCTGCACAGCCGCACTCTCAACACCAACATCATCACTATCCCGGTCCACACTGTCAAGGG GGACCTGGATATCCTCCTGGATCATATCCTCACTACAGTGAAGGTGGTCATGCAATGCCTCCAAACCCCCCGTACCCCACTGGCCAGTCTCTCCACCCCAGACCCCAGGCTGAGGCTTGGGCGCACTCTGGTGGGTATGCGCCCTCCCAGCAGCAATGGCAGCCAGGCCAGCAGCCTCCACAAAACCACTATGGAAATCCTGTCCGTCCCCAGCATCCTCCAGCATGGCCAGGGACTGGAACCGGCGCACCGCCACCCTACCAACCCAAG GACCAACAGCACCAACGTGCCCCACAGGTGGGACCTAAACCCAGGCCAGCCCCATCCCCCAATCCCCCCAATGGAAAACCCGCAGATTTCAGTTCACCTCCCCAAATGTACAACAGAACAGGGAGAGGTGGGCTGACAGAGCCTAATCCTTCGCAGGGTGAGCCCCCACCCTCTGCTCCGGCCCCGGGCCAAGCTCCAGCTCAAGGCCTGTCCCAGGGCCTGGCCGGACCCCAGCCCCTGAGCGATAACCCCAGCCTAGCTAAGGTCCAGTATATCATGGCCAGAGTGCTACTGCTCCAGGAAGACGTGGATGAGTTTGTTggcaaaaaaacagacaagagtTACCGGTATCTGGAGGAACTGCTGAccaaggagctgctggagctggacTCTGTGGAGACCCAGGGACAGGAGAACGTCAGGCAGGCCCGGAAGGAGGCCGTACAGAGGATCCAGGCCATTCTGGACCAGCTAGAGAAGAAGGCCTTCTGA
- the bag4 gene encoding BAG family molecular chaperone regulator 4 isoform X1, which translates to MHHHQMQSNPKSGWPSNYNSGNNNVNWNNTMDASQYPGYPSNYWYPQSHSTGHYASTYPSGSDVQPQYNPQAMPGAYPNGHGVYSPGQGQYSTSSFHPSNPFYCADPQRPAPGPYPSQACPAEQTTGGSAQPHSQHQHHHYPGPHCQGGPGYPPGSYPHYSEGGHAMPPNPPYPTGQSLHPRPQAEAWAHSGGYAPSQQQWQPGQQPPQNHYGNPVRPQHPPAWPGTGTGAPPPYQPKDQQHQRAPQVGPKPRPAPSPNPPNGKPADFSSPPQMYNRTGRGGLTEPNPSQGEPPPSAPAPGQAPAQGLSQGLAGPQPLSDNPSLAKVQYIMARVLLLQEDVDEFVGKKTDKSYRYLEELLTKELLELDSVETQGQENVRQARKEAVQRIQAILDQLEKKAF; encoded by the exons ATGCATCATCATCAAATGCAGTCAAATCCCAAATCTGGCTGGCCCTCGAATTACAACTCGGGAAATAATAACGTGAACTGGAATAACACCATG GACGCTTCCCAGTATCCTGGCTACCCCTCAAACTACTGGTATCCCCAGTCTCATTCCACAGGACACTATGCAAGTACCTATCCCTCAGGGTCAGACGTGCAGCCACAGTACAATCCACAG GCAATGCCTGGAGCATATCCCAACGGCCATGGTGTCTACAGCCCAGGGCAGGGTCAGTATTCAACAAGTAGTTTCCATCCGTCCAACCCTTTCTACTGCGCTGACCCTCAGAGACCGGCCCCAGGTCCTTATCCCAGCCAGGCTTGTCCAGCAGAGCAGACCACTGGTGGCTCTGCACAGCCGCACTCTCAACACCAACATCATCACTATCCCGGTCCACACTGTCAAGGG GGACCTGGATATCCTCCTGGATCATATCCTCACTACAGTGAAGGTGGTCATGCAATGCCTCCAAACCCCCCGTACCCCACTGGCCAGTCTCTCCACCCCAGACCCCAGGCTGAGGCTTGGGCGCACTCTGGTGGGTATGCGCCCTCCCAGCAGCAATGGCAGCCAGGCCAGCAGCCTCCACAAAACCACTATGGAAATCCTGTCCGTCCCCAGCATCCTCCAGCATGGCCAGGGACTGGAACCGGCGCACCGCCACCCTACCAACCCAAG GACCAACAGCACCAACGTGCCCCACAGGTGGGACCTAAACCCAGGCCAGCCCCATCCCCCAATCCCCCCAATGGAAAACCCGCAGATTTCAGTTCACCTCCCCAAATGTACAACAGAACAGGGAGAGGTGGGCTGACAGAGCCTAATCCTTCGCAGGGTGAGCCCCCACCCTCTGCTCCGGCCCCGGGCCAAGCTCCAGCTCAAGGCCTGTCCCAGGGCCTGGCCGGACCCCAGCCCCTGAGCGATAACCCCAGCCTAGCTAAGGTCCAGTATATCATGGCCAGAGTGCTACTGCTCCAGGAAGACGTGGATGAGTTTGTTggcaaaaaaacagacaagagtTACCGGTATCTGGAGGAACTGCTGAccaaggagctgctggagctggacTCTGTGGAGACCCAGGGACAGGAGAACGTCAGGCAGGCCCGGAAGGAGGCCGTACAGAGGATCCAGGCCATTCTGGACCAGCTAGAGAAGAAGGCCTTCTGA
- the LOC139931237 gene encoding dual specificity protein phosphatase 26-like: MSYRSKLPASWNDKPPPRKVEIDLSSPGLAVFELERLLFTGKAIISHADEVWPRLYIGDQNSAENRADLSIHRITHILNAAHSKRQGKPDIYEALNITYMGIEARDSCDFDMSVSFQAAADFIHRALSGGGKVLVHCHVGVSRSATLVLAYLMLKQNLTLVEAICAVKDNRGVIPNRGFLRQLIKLDGQLFGAHH, from the exons ATGTCATATAGATCCAAGCTTCCTGCGTCCTGGAATGATAAGCCGCCTCCTCGAAAAGTGGAAATTGACTTGAGTTCTCCTGGTTTGGCTGTGTTTGAACTGGAAAGACTACTGTTTACTGGCAAAGCCATCATCAGCCATGCTGATGAAGTGTGGCCAAGGCTTTACATTGGAGACCA AAACAGTGCAGAGAACCGGGCTGATCTTTCCATCCATCGCATCACTCACATCCTGAATGCAGCTCACAGTAAACGGCAAGGAAAGCCAGATATATATGAGGCCTTGAACATCACCTACATGGGCATAGAGGCTCGTGACTCCTGTGACTTTGACATGAGCGTCAGCTTCCAGGCTGCAGCAGACTTCATACACAGAGCTCTcagtggaggag gcAAAGTCCTGGTGCATTGCCATGTAGGAGTGAGCCGTTCTGCCACCCTGGTCCTGGCCTATCTGATGCTGAAGCAGAACCTGACCCTTGTAGAGGCCATTTGTGCTGTGAAAGACAACCGGGGTGTTATCCCTAATCGAGGTTTCCTTCGACAACTTATCAAACTGGATGGACAACTCTTCGGTGCCCATCATTAA
- the LOC139931099 gene encoding serpin A3-5-like, translating to MMRTALGIWILSAVVCLGRSDHHAHHAHSHVKGHEHHHTEPDNSARSVSLVTSANKDFAYCLYEKLAAQADSQGKNIFFSPISVTIALAALSVGAREATHQQLFDGLGFNSSLLTQTDVDQAFHTLLSRPNTTSQEDMSAGTAVFVHDTFKPRPEFLEVLKQSYLADGFTVNFTKTAESADIINRYVGEKTSGKIDKLVENLDPSTIMYLISYIYYKGKWETPFDPKDTRQEDFHVDEQNKVPVQMMNLEEKFSFYYDQEISTSVLRLPFNNSNSMLLLLPDKDLAGLEDAICQSHVTKWLKLMKPRKYDLFVPKFSIKTSYSLKDVLSGMGMTDMFGDAADFSGISEGQQLAVSEVVHQASLDVDEAGATAAAATGVGIMLTSSTMVLRFDRPFMVLIIEPTTESILFMGKIVNPNI from the exons ATGATGCGTACAGCCTTGGGGATCTGGATCTTATCAGCAGTGGTCTGCTTGGGGAGAAGCGATCACCATGCACATCATGCCCATTCACATGTCAAAGGTCATGAGCACCACCACACTGAACCTGACAACAGTGCCAGAAGCGTCTCACTGGTGACTTCAGCCAACAAAGATTTTGCTTACTGCCTGTACGAGAAATTAGCAGCTCAGGCGGACTCACAGGGCAAGAACATCTTCTTCTCACCAATAAGTGTGACCATTGCCCTGGCTGCCTTGTCTGTGGGGGCCCGGGAGGCGACCCACCAGCAGCTTTTTGATGGTCTGGGCTTCAACAGCTCTCTACTGACGCAGACAGACGTAGATCAGGCCTTTCATACGCTCCTGTCCAGGCCCAACACAACGTCTCAAGAAGACATGAGTGCAGGAACTGCTGTGTTCGTGCATGACACCTTCAAGCCACGGCCTGAGTTCCTGGAGGTCTTGAAGCAGTCATACCTTGCAGATGGGTTCACTGTCAACTTCACCAAAACCGCAGAGAGTGCTGATATCATCAATAGGTATGTGGGGGAGAAGACCAGTGGGAAGATTGACAAGCTGGTCGAAAACCTGGATCCTAGCACAATCATGTATCTCATCAGCTACATATACTACAAAG GAAAGTGGGAGACTCCATTCGACCCCAAGGACACCAGGCAGGAGGACTTCCATGTTGATGAGCAGAACAAG GTTCCAGTCCAGATGATGAATCTGGAGGAGAAATTTAGTTTCTACTACGACCAGGAGATTTCCACGTCAGTCCTCCGCCTACCCTTCAACAACTCCAACTccatgctgctgttgctgcctgACAAGGATTTGGCTGGGTTGGAGGACGCCATCTGCCAGAGCCACGTCACCAAATGGCTGAAGTTGATGAAGCCCCG GAAATACGATTTGTTTGTTCCAAAGTTCTCCATCAAGACCTCCTACTCCCTGAAGGATGTGTTGAGTGGAATGGGAATGACGGACATGTTTGGTGATGCAGCAGATTTCAGTGGTATTTCAGAGGGGCAGCAACTGGCTGTCTCAGAG GTTGTGCACCAAGCCAGTTTGGATGTGGATGAGGCTGGAGCCACCGCTGCAGCTGCTACAGGGGTTGGCATCATGCTCACGTCTAGCACCATGGTCTTGCGGTTCGACCGTCCATTTATGGTCCTTATCATCGAACCCACCACAGAGAGCATCCTCTTCATGGGCAAGATTGTCAACCCAAATATCTGA